From Streptomyces sp. TLI_105, the proteins below share one genomic window:
- a CDS encoding FadR/GntR family transcriptional regulator has product MTTPAQGLHSHVLATLGLAITAGEFPPGTVLRTDELAQRFDVSRTVVREVVRVLESMHLVESRRRVGVTVLPTASWNVYDPQVIRWRLAGADRPRQLRSLTVLRSAVEPVAAGLAALNATPEQCRELTEQALGMVATSRGRRLEEYLVHDIAFHRVVLNASGNEMFARLGDVVAEVLTGRTHHHVMFEDPDPAAVTLHVQVAEAVRERDAARAEELTRQIAVGALQELDVLAP; this is encoded by the coding sequence ATGACGACACCGGCCCAGGGGCTCCACTCACACGTCCTGGCCACCCTGGGCCTCGCGATCACCGCCGGGGAGTTCCCGCCGGGCACCGTGCTGCGCACCGACGAGCTCGCCCAGCGCTTCGACGTCTCCCGGACCGTCGTCCGCGAGGTCGTGCGGGTCCTGGAGTCCATGCACCTCGTCGAGTCCCGCCGGCGCGTCGGCGTGACCGTGCTCCCCACGGCCAGCTGGAACGTGTACGACCCCCAGGTCATCCGCTGGCGGCTGGCCGGCGCCGACCGCCCCCGCCAGCTCCGCTCGCTCACCGTCCTCCGCTCGGCCGTCGAGCCCGTCGCCGCGGGACTGGCCGCGCTGAACGCCACCCCCGAGCAGTGCCGCGAGCTCACCGAGCAGGCCCTCGGCATGGTCGCCACCTCGCGCGGCCGGCGCCTGGAGGAGTACCTCGTCCACGACATCGCCTTCCACCGGGTGGTGCTCAACGCCTCGGGCAACGAGATGTTCGCCCGCCTCGGCGACGTCGTCGCCGAGGTCCTCACCGGCCGCACCCACCACCACGTGATGTTCGAGGACCCCGACCCGGCCGCCGTCACCCTGCACGTCCAGGTCGCCGAGGCCGTACGGGAGCGGGACGCCGCCCGCGCCGAGGAGCTCACCCGGCAGATCGCGGTCGGCGCCCTCCAGGAGCTGGACGTCCTCGCTCCGTAG
- a CDS encoding amino acid permease, translated as MTDRVTAAEPLSAAPANPAAAPHVDAGDAGYRKDLKSRHINMIAIGGAIGTGLFLGAGGRMSQAGPSLFIAYAVCGVFAFFVVRALGELVLYRPSSGAFVSYAREFMGEKGAYTAGWLYFLNWSTTAVADITAAATYAHFWAVFSDVPQWVLALIALAVVLTANLISVKYFGEMEFWFAIIKVAALVAFMLVGIFLVVTSHDVGGHTPGLANITDNGGIFPNGMMPMLLLIQGVVFAYASVELCGVAAGETENPEKIMPKAINSIMWRVGLFYVGSVVLLALILPYTAYSGDQSPFVTVFDKLGIPGAAGVMNLVVLTAALSSLNSGLYSTGRILRSMSLSGSAPKFTGVMNKGGVPYGGILLTAGFGVAGVLLNYVMPGEAFELVLNFASIGIIGTWAMIMICSLLFVRSAKQGKLTRPGYQLPWAPYTQIVTLGFLAAVLVLMWMDGGISRTTVNCLPLIAAALTGGWFLVRRRVRTTSAAQQG; from the coding sequence ATGACTGACCGCGTCACCGCGGCCGAGCCGCTGTCCGCCGCTCCGGCGAACCCGGCCGCCGCCCCCCACGTCGACGCAGGCGACGCCGGCTACCGCAAGGACCTCAAGTCCCGGCACATCAACATGATCGCCATCGGCGGCGCCATCGGCACCGGCCTCTTCCTCGGCGCCGGCGGCCGCATGTCCCAGGCCGGCCCGTCCCTCTTCATCGCGTACGCCGTCTGCGGCGTCTTCGCCTTCTTCGTGGTGCGCGCCCTCGGCGAGCTGGTGCTCTACCGCCCCTCCTCCGGCGCCTTCGTCTCCTACGCCCGTGAGTTCATGGGCGAGAAGGGCGCCTACACGGCCGGCTGGCTGTACTTCCTCAACTGGTCGACCACCGCCGTCGCCGACATCACCGCGGCCGCCACCTACGCCCACTTCTGGGCCGTGTTCAGCGACGTCCCGCAGTGGGTCCTCGCCCTGATCGCCCTCGCGGTCGTCCTCACCGCCAACCTCATCTCCGTGAAGTACTTCGGCGAGATGGAGTTCTGGTTCGCGATCATCAAGGTCGCCGCCCTGGTCGCCTTCATGCTCGTCGGCATCTTCCTCGTCGTCACCTCGCACGACGTCGGCGGCCACACCCCGGGCCTCGCCAACATCACCGACAACGGCGGCATCTTCCCCAACGGCATGATGCCGATGCTGCTGCTCATCCAGGGCGTCGTCTTCGCCTACGCCTCCGTCGAGCTCTGCGGCGTCGCCGCCGGCGAGACCGAGAACCCCGAGAAGATCATGCCGAAGGCGATCAACTCGATCATGTGGCGCGTCGGCCTCTTCTACGTCGGCTCCGTCGTCCTGCTCGCCCTGATCCTCCCGTACACCGCGTACTCCGGTGACCAGAGCCCCTTCGTCACCGTCTTCGACAAGCTGGGCATCCCCGGCGCCGCCGGCGTGATGAACCTCGTCGTCCTCACCGCCGCCCTCTCCAGCCTCAACTCGGGCCTCTACTCCACCGGCCGCATCCTGCGCTCCATGTCGCTCTCGGGCTCCGCGCCCAAGTTCACCGGCGTCATGAACAAGGGCGGCGTCCCCTACGGCGGCATCCTGCTCACCGCGGGCTTCGGCGTCGCCGGCGTCCTCCTCAACTACGTCATGCCCGGCGAGGCCTTCGAGCTCGTCCTCAACTTCGCCTCCATCGGCATCATCGGCACCTGGGCCATGATCATGATCTGCTCGCTGCTCTTCGTGCGCAGCGCCAAGCAGGGCAAGCTCACCCGCCCCGGCTACCAGCTGCCCTGGGCTCCGTACACCCAGATCGTGACCCTGGGCTTCCTCGCGGCCGTCCTCGTCCTGATGTGGATGGACGGCGGCATCAGCCGCACCACCGTGAACTGCCTGCCGCTCATCGCGGCGGCGCTCACCGGCGGCTGGTTCCTGGTCCGCCGCCGGGTCCGCACGACCTCCGCCGCGCAGCAGGGCTGA
- a CDS encoding S-(hydroxymethyl)mycothiol dehydrogenase, producing MPQHVQGVIAPGRNEPVRVETIVIPDPGPGEAVVKIQACGVCHTDLHYKQGAINDEFPFLLGHEAAGIVESVGEGVTDVAPGDFVILNWRAVCGTCRACTRGRPWYCFATHNAKQRMTLLDGTELSPALGIGAFAEKTLVAAGQCTKVDPSVAPEVAGLLGCGVMAGIGAAINTGNVGRGDTVAVIGCGGVGDAAVVGSRLAGAAKVIAVDIDDRKLDKAREMGATHTVNSRTADAVEAIRELTGGFGADVVIEAVGRPETYEQAFYARDLAGTVVLVGVPSPEMKLELPLLDVFGRGGSLKSSWYGDCLPSRDFPMLVDLHQQGRIDLAAFVTETIGLGDVEKAFARMHEGDVLRSVVVL from the coding sequence ATGCCGCAGCACGTCCAGGGGGTCATCGCCCCCGGCAGGAACGAACCGGTACGCGTCGAGACCATCGTGATCCCCGACCCCGGCCCCGGCGAGGCCGTCGTCAAGATCCAGGCCTGCGGCGTCTGCCACACCGACCTCCACTACAAACAGGGCGCGATCAACGACGAGTTCCCCTTCCTGCTCGGCCACGAGGCCGCCGGAATCGTCGAGTCCGTCGGCGAGGGCGTCACCGACGTCGCCCCCGGCGACTTCGTGATCCTCAACTGGCGCGCCGTCTGCGGCACCTGCCGCGCCTGTACGCGGGGCCGCCCCTGGTACTGCTTCGCCACCCACAACGCGAAGCAGAGGATGACCCTGCTCGACGGCACGGAGCTCTCCCCGGCGCTCGGCATCGGCGCCTTCGCCGAGAAGACCCTCGTCGCCGCCGGCCAGTGCACCAAGGTCGACCCGTCCGTCGCCCCCGAGGTCGCGGGCCTCCTCGGCTGCGGCGTGATGGCCGGCATCGGCGCCGCGATCAACACCGGGAACGTCGGCCGCGGCGACACCGTCGCCGTCATCGGCTGCGGCGGCGTCGGCGACGCGGCCGTCGTCGGCTCCCGCCTCGCCGGAGCCGCGAAGGTCATCGCCGTCGACATCGACGACCGGAAGCTGGACAAGGCCCGCGAGATGGGCGCCACCCACACGGTCAACTCCCGCACCGCCGACGCCGTCGAGGCGATCCGCGAGCTCACCGGCGGCTTCGGCGCAGACGTCGTCATCGAGGCCGTCGGCCGCCCCGAGACGTACGAGCAGGCCTTCTACGCCCGCGACCTCGCTGGCACCGTCGTCCTCGTCGGCGTCCCCAGCCCCGAGATGAAGCTCGAACTCCCGCTCCTCGACGTCTTCGGCCGCGGCGGCTCGCTCAAGTCCTCCTGGTACGGCGACTGCCTGCCGTCCCGCGACTTCCCGATGCTCGTCGACCTGCACCAGCAGGGCCGCATCGACCTCGCCGCCTTCGTCACCGAGACGATCGGCCTCGGCGACGTCGAGAAGGCCTTCGCCCGCATGCACGAGGGCGACGTCCTGCGCTCGGTGGTGGTCCTCTGA
- a CDS encoding MBL fold metallo-hydrolase, translating to MAARIDHLVTSGTFSLDGGTWDVDNNVWIVGDDSEAIVIDAAHDAGAILAALDGRALRAIVCTHAHDDHIDAAPALAAATGARILLHPADQPLWKLTHPGHSPDGELADGQVLTIAGTDLTVLHTPGHAPGAVCLYAPELGTVFSGDTLFQGGPGATGRSYSDFPTIVGSIREKLLTLPPETVVRTGHGDTTTIGAEAPHLEEWLKRGH from the coding sequence ATGGCCGCCCGCATCGACCACCTCGTCACCTCCGGCACCTTCAGCCTCGACGGCGGCACCTGGGACGTCGACAACAACGTCTGGATCGTCGGCGACGACTCCGAGGCCATCGTCATCGACGCCGCCCACGACGCCGGGGCGATCCTCGCCGCGCTCGACGGCCGCGCCCTGCGCGCCATCGTCTGCACCCACGCCCACGACGACCACATCGACGCCGCCCCGGCCCTCGCGGCCGCCACCGGCGCCCGGATCCTGCTCCACCCGGCCGACCAGCCGCTGTGGAAGCTCACCCACCCCGGCCACAGCCCGGACGGCGAGCTCGCCGACGGCCAGGTCCTCACCATCGCCGGCACGGACCTCACCGTCCTCCACACCCCCGGCCACGCCCCGGGAGCGGTCTGCCTGTACGCCCCCGAGCTCGGCACGGTCTTCTCCGGCGACACGCTCTTCCAGGGCGGCCCCGGCGCGACCGGCCGGTCCTACTCGGACTTCCCGACGATCGTCGGCTCGATCCGCGAGAAGCTCCTCACCCTGCCGCCGGAGACGGTGGTCCGCACCGGCCACGGCGACACCACCACGATCGGCGCCGAGGCCCCGCACCTGGAGGAATGGCTCAAGCGGGGCCACTGA
- a CDS encoding pseudouridine synthase, whose amino-acid sequence MRRRSKALFSPLPQLHGIDPVRVRLPEDPEGCWASVREYLVERYGAAVGAGRVEGMLREGRFVGVDGPVGGDESYAAGRYLWFHRDFPAETPVPFPIGVVHRDERIVVVDKPHFLATMPRGRHVTETALARLRRDLGLARLQPAHRLDRLTAGLVLFVVRPEDRGAYQTLFRDRAVRKEYEAVAPYDPAVELPVTVRSRIEKERGVMAAREVPGEPNAESRIELLGHAGGLGRYRLAPVTGRTHQLRVHMNGLGLPILDDPVYPVVREDGPEDFARPLRLLARTLEFTDPFTGDEVRFESRLALSGPA is encoded by the coding sequence GTGCGACGCAGATCAAAGGCCCTCTTTTCACCCCTCCCCCAGCTGCACGGCATCGATCCCGTGCGGGTGCGCCTGCCGGAGGACCCCGAGGGGTGCTGGGCGAGCGTCCGGGAGTACCTCGTCGAGCGGTACGGGGCCGCCGTCGGGGCCGGGCGGGTCGAGGGGATGCTGCGGGAGGGGCGGTTCGTCGGGGTCGACGGGCCGGTCGGCGGGGACGAGTCGTACGCCGCGGGGCGGTACCTCTGGTTCCACCGGGACTTTCCCGCAGAGACGCCCGTGCCCTTCCCGATCGGGGTCGTGCACCGCGACGAGCGGATCGTGGTCGTGGACAAGCCGCATTTTCTCGCCACGATGCCCCGCGGAAGGCATGTGACCGAGACCGCGCTCGCTCGGCTCCGGCGTGACCTGGGGCTTGCGCGCCTCCAGCCCGCGCACCGGCTCGACCGGCTGACGGCGGGGCTCGTGCTGTTCGTCGTGCGGCCGGAGGACCGGGGGGCGTACCAGACTCTCTTCCGCGACCGGGCCGTGCGCAAGGAGTACGAGGCGGTGGCGCCGTACGACCCGGCGGTGGAACTGCCGGTGACCGTGCGCAGCCGGATCGAGAAGGAGCGCGGGGTGATGGCCGCCCGGGAGGTGCCGGGCGAGCCGAACGCCGAGAGCCGGATCGAGCTCCTGGGGCACGCGGGAGGGCTCGGGCGCTACCGACTGGCGCCCGTGACCGGGCGGACCCATCAGCTGCGGGTGCACATGAACGGCCTGGGCCTGCCGATCCTCGACGACCCGGTCTATCCGGTGGTCCGCGAGGACGGGCCGGAGGACTTCGCGCGTCCGCTGCGACTGCTCGCGCGGACGCTGGAGTTCACCGACCCGTTCACGGGCGACGAGGTGCGGTTCGAGAGCCGGCTGGCCCTCAGTGGCCCCGCTTGA
- a CDS encoding M20/M25/M40 family metallo-hydrolase, which translates to MSESNTARSVSGEDEVVDLCRDLIRIDTSNYGDHSGPGERAAAEYVAEKLAEVGLEPKIIESHKGRASTVARIEGEDPSRPALLIHGHTDVVPANAEDWTHHPFSGEIADGCVWGRGAVDMKDMDAMTLAVVRDRLRSGRKPPRDIVLAFLADEEAGGTYGARHLVDKHRDLFEGVTEAIGEVGGFSFTVNENLRLYLVETAQKGMHWMRLTVEGTAGHGSMTNDDNAITELCEAVGRLGRHQWPVRVTKTVRSFLDELSDALGTPLDPEDMDGTLAKLGGIAKMVGATLRNSAAPTMLGAGYKVNVIPGQATAHVDGRFLPGYEQEFLADLDRILGPRVKREDVHGDKALETSFDGALVDAMQLALRAEDPIARAVPYMLSGGTDAKSFDDLGIRCFGFAPLQLPPELDFAGMFHGVDERVPVDGLKFGVRVLDRFLDAC; encoded by the coding sequence GTGAGCGAGTCGAACACGGCCCGGAGCGTCAGCGGCGAGGACGAGGTGGTGGACCTCTGTCGCGACCTCATCCGCATCGACACCAGCAACTACGGCGACCACTCCGGCCCGGGAGAGCGGGCGGCGGCCGAGTACGTCGCCGAGAAGCTCGCGGAGGTCGGACTCGAGCCGAAGATCATCGAGTCGCACAAGGGGCGCGCCTCCACCGTCGCCCGGATCGAGGGCGAGGACCCGTCGCGTCCTGCCCTGCTCATCCACGGGCACACCGACGTCGTCCCGGCCAACGCCGAGGACTGGACCCACCACCCCTTCTCCGGCGAGATCGCCGACGGCTGCGTCTGGGGCCGCGGGGCCGTCGACATGAAGGACATGGACGCGATGACCCTCGCGGTCGTCCGCGACCGGCTGCGCAGCGGCCGCAAGCCCCCGCGCGACATCGTCCTCGCCTTCCTCGCCGACGAGGAGGCCGGCGGCACCTACGGCGCCCGCCACCTGGTCGACAAGCACCGCGACCTGTTCGAGGGCGTCACCGAGGCGATCGGCGAGGTCGGCGGCTTCTCCTTCACCGTCAACGAGAACCTGCGGCTCTACCTGGTCGAGACGGCCCAGAAGGGCATGCACTGGATGCGGCTGACCGTCGAGGGCACGGCCGGCCACGGCTCCATGACCAACGACGACAACGCCATCACGGAGCTCTGCGAGGCCGTGGGCCGCCTCGGCCGCCACCAGTGGCCGGTGAGGGTCACCAAGACCGTGCGGAGCTTCCTCGACGAGCTGTCGGACGCCCTCGGTACCCCGCTCGACCCCGAGGACATGGACGGCACCCTCGCCAAACTCGGCGGCATCGCCAAGATGGTAGGCGCCACCCTCCGCAACTCGGCCGCCCCGACGATGCTCGGCGCCGGTTACAAGGTGAACGTGATCCCCGGCCAGGCCACCGCGCACGTCGACGGCCGCTTCCTGCCCGGCTACGAGCAGGAGTTCCTGGCCGATCTCGACCGGATCCTCGGCCCCCGCGTGAAGCGCGAGGACGTGCACGGCGACAAGGCCCTGGAGACCAGCTTCGACGGCGCCCTGGTGGACGCCATGCAGTTGGCGCTGCGTGCCGAGGACCCGATCGCCCGCGCCGTGCCGTACATGCTGTCCGGCGGCACCGACGCCAAGTCCTTCGACGACCTCGGCATCCGCTGCTTCGGCTTCGCCCCGCTCCAGCTGCCGCCGGAGCTCGACTTCGCGGGCATGTTCCACGGCGTGGACGAGCGGGTCCCGGTGGACGGCCTCAAGTTCGGCGTCCGCGTGCTGGACCGTTTCCTCGACGCCTGCTGA
- the chpH gene encoding chaplin ChpH, whose translation MIKKVVAAAAATGGLVLAGAGMAVADSGAEAAAIGSPGVLSGNVVQVPIHVPVNVCGNTVSVIGLLNPTFGNTCVNA comes from the coding sequence ATGATCAAGAAGGTCGTCGCTGCTGCGGCTGCCACCGGCGGTCTCGTTCTCGCGGGTGCGGGCATGGCCGTTGCGGACTCGGGTGCCGAGGCTGCCGCCATCGGTTCCCCCGGCGTGCTCTCGGGCAACGTCGTCCAGGTGCCGATCCACGTCCCCGTGAACGTGTGCGGCAACACGGTCTCCGTGATCGGCCTGCTGAACCCCACCTTCGGCAACACCTGCGTCAACGCCTGA
- a CDS encoding chaplin, with translation MRQVTRKGLITVAAAGGVFAAVGGGYAHADSGANGTAMNSPGVASGNSVQVPVHVPVNACGNTVNVIGLLNPAFGNTCANTSPSGGGSSAGGHTGNSPGVGSGNNVEVPVDVPVNVCGNDVTGVGLGNAATGNDCANGGDTGYGEEEPGNPGNPGNPGNPGNPGNPGNPGNPGNPGNPGHPGTPGHPGTPGHPGTPGTSGGEGGPNTPGTQVVTPPRAVEELAETGSGPLGVILPAGAGMLLAGSLIYRRARRAA, from the coding sequence ATGCGACAGGTCACGCGCAAGGGCCTTATCACCGTCGCGGCCGCCGGAGGCGTTTTCGCCGCCGTCGGCGGCGGATATGCGCACGCCGATTCCGGCGCGAACGGTACGGCCATGAACTCCCCGGGCGTCGCGTCCGGAAATTCCGTCCAGGTCCCGGTGCACGTACCGGTGAACGCCTGCGGGAACACGGTCAACGTCATCGGGCTGCTCAATCCGGCCTTTGGCAACACGTGCGCCAACACCTCCCCGTCCGGTGGCGGATCCTCCGCCGGGGGGCACACCGGAAACTCTCCCGGTGTGGGCTCCGGCAACAACGTGGAGGTGCCGGTCGACGTCCCGGTGAACGTCTGCGGCAACGACGTCACGGGTGTCGGTCTGGGCAACGCCGCCACGGGCAACGACTGCGCGAACGGCGGGGACACGGGCTACGGGGAGGAGGAGCCGGGCAACCCTGGCAATCCGGGTAATCCTGGGAACCCCGGGAATCCGGGCAACCCCGGGAATCCGGGCAACCCCGGCAACCCCGGGAATCCGGGCCACCCCGGGACTCCGGGTCACCCCGGCACCCCCGGCCACCCGGGTACCCCCGGCACCTCCGGCGGCGAGGGCGGGCCGAACACTCCCGGTACTCAGGTCGTCACTCCGCCGCGTGCCGTCGAGGAGCTCGCCGAGACCGGCTCCGGCCCGCTCGGCGTGATCCTTCCCGCCGGCGCCGGGATGCTGCTCGCCGGCTCGCTGATCTACCGCCGCGCCCGCCGCGCCGCCTGA
- a CDS encoding DUF5703 family protein yields MPEYEFVDVYVPRGVSRKEATRLLTDHAEYGHWELDRLSLHRDGSRRVRLKRRIIRQVRATW; encoded by the coding sequence ATGCCGGAATACGAATTTGTCGACGTGTACGTGCCGCGCGGTGTCTCCCGCAAGGAGGCGACGCGGCTCCTGACCGACCATGCCGAGTACGGACACTGGGAGTTGGACCGTCTGAGCCTGCACCGGGACGGGAGTCGCAGAGTGCGGCTGAAGCGGCGGATCATCCGCCAGGTCCGGGCGACCTGGTAG
- a CDS encoding helix-hairpin-helix domain-containing protein, with protein MTEPSGETAPEAAEPTEDLREEAAEPPAPDAAEGPDSTEEPAEGPGTTEEPGTGGEPDSPERPAAAEEPRTAEGPESAEEPDDRTATVEEPEPAGEPEPAEEPDSRTATAEEPGSAEETGDRSAVGEGAGAVEGADGSELSEAQAELAAQRELRARIEARKAEKSGPVTSGAKLSGTAADLLAAVRAVEGGTSSGSAFYEAPEPAPRRPAVETTPATTVRPPAPERPTAPAPGTTAAVREVLAAGGAPEALAGRVAAVLGEGAAPALREDPWQLLAVPGVRPEQADGFARALLGPACGPGDPRRAVALTVWLLERAAVQGHTALEVQAVCAGLAGHAVPDPEQAVEAAVSEGAVLLFQEEETAEEPEGDEDVEEAPVPAAEREPAAPALLGLDRYAMAEESLADGLARLVRTAKADVWEGGELERAAGANGLVLHTGGEAARAEPVALAAAARERGLRTLVAVHADGGRRALGAAGAEAVTVAALLSGAAGPGRDEDGAFALDLLVVLDAPQLDVETGAMLVESLPDGCRLVLSGDPEVLGAPGAGRVFADVLASRVCPRIASRVPDPGPLGELVSGIGAGELNQVEAPGKEVVIVPVRDAGEAVHRTVQLVADSVPRALGVPSEQTQVVTVGHGGSAGTRALNAALKQRLNPGPGRFGGYDPGDRVAYAPAPGRTVTGTVLSADAEGLRLRCGRDELLVPKDRVESALRHGWALTAHQAAGTRWPAVVVVLPGDAAGGLSRPWVYTAFGRAERHLSVVHGVDQALPRAVAEGVAPERTTRLRPLLEALLAVDGE; from the coding sequence GTGACCGAGCCTTCCGGGGAGACCGCGCCCGAGGCCGCGGAGCCCACCGAGGACCTGCGGGAGGAAGCCGCCGAGCCCCCGGCCCCCGACGCGGCCGAGGGACCGGACTCCACCGAGGAGCCTGCCGAGGGGCCGGGGACGACCGAAGAGCCCGGTACGGGCGGGGAGCCCGACTCCCCCGAGCGGCCGGCCGCGGCCGAGGAGCCGAGGACGGCCGAGGGGCCCGAATCCGCCGAAGAGCCCGACGACCGGACGGCCACGGTCGAGGAACCGGAACCCGCCGGGGAACCGGAACCCGCCGAAGAGCCCGACAGCCGGACGGCCACGGCCGAGGAGCCGGGATCCGCCGAAGAGACCGGCGACCGGTCTGCCGTGGGCGAGGGGGCGGGGGCCGTCGAGGGCGCCGACGGGTCCGAGTTGAGCGAGGCGCAGGCCGAGCTCGCCGCGCAGCGGGAGCTGCGGGCCAGGATCGAGGCCCGGAAGGCCGAGAAGAGCGGTCCCGTGACGAGCGGCGCCAAGCTGAGCGGCACCGCGGCCGACCTCCTCGCCGCCGTCCGGGCCGTCGAGGGCGGCACCTCCTCGGGCAGCGCGTTCTACGAGGCACCCGAGCCCGCACCCCGCCGCCCCGCCGTCGAGACGACTCCGGCGACGACCGTGCGGCCCCCCGCGCCGGAGCGGCCGACGGCTCCGGCGCCCGGCACCACGGCCGCCGTCCGTGAGGTCCTCGCCGCGGGCGGCGCCCCGGAGGCGCTGGCCGGCCGGGTCGCCGCCGTGCTCGGCGAGGGCGCGGCCCCGGCGCTGCGCGAGGACCCGTGGCAGCTGCTCGCGGTGCCGGGGGTCCGGCCGGAGCAGGCCGACGGTTTCGCGCGGGCGCTGCTCGGCCCCGCGTGCGGCCCCGGCGACCCTCGCCGCGCGGTCGCCCTGACCGTGTGGCTCCTGGAGCGGGCCGCCGTCCAGGGGCACACGGCCCTGGAGGTCCAGGCCGTGTGCGCCGGGCTCGCCGGGCACGCGGTGCCCGATCCGGAGCAGGCGGTCGAGGCGGCGGTCTCCGAGGGCGCGGTCCTCCTCTTCCAGGAGGAGGAGACGGCGGAGGAGCCCGAGGGCGACGAGGACGTCGAGGAGGCGCCCGTGCCCGCGGCGGAGCGGGAGCCCGCCGCGCCCGCGCTGCTCGGACTCGACCGGTACGCGATGGCGGAGGAGAGCCTCGCGGACGGCCTCGCCCGGCTGGTCAGGACGGCGAAGGCCGACGTCTGGGAGGGCGGCGAGCTGGAGCGCGCCGCCGGGGCGAACGGCCTCGTCCTGCACACGGGCGGGGAGGCCGCCCGCGCCGAGCCGGTGGCGCTCGCCGCGGCGGCCCGTGAGCGGGGGCTGCGCACCCTGGTGGCGGTCCACGCGGACGGCGGGCGCCGCGCGCTCGGCGCCGCGGGGGCCGAGGCGGTGACGGTCGCCGCGCTGCTGTCCGGCGCGGCCGGTCCCGGCCGGGACGAGGACGGCGCCTTCGCCCTGGACCTCCTCGTGGTCCTCGACGCCCCGCAGCTGGACGTGGAGACGGGCGCGATGCTCGTGGAGTCGCTGCCGGACGGCTGTCGTCTGGTGCTGAGCGGCGATCCGGAGGTGCTCGGCGCACCGGGCGCGGGCCGGGTCTTCGCGGACGTCCTCGCGTCCCGGGTGTGCCCGCGGATCGCCTCCCGCGTCCCCGACCCGGGGCCGCTCGGCGAGCTGGTGTCGGGCATCGGCGCCGGCGAGCTGAACCAGGTCGAGGCCCCCGGCAAGGAGGTCGTGATCGTCCCGGTGCGGGACGCGGGCGAGGCCGTGCACCGTACGGTCCAGCTGGTGGCGGACTCGGTGCCCCGGGCGCTCGGAGTGCCGTCCGAGCAGACGCAGGTCGTCACGGTCGGCCACGGCGGCTCCGCCGGCACGCGCGCGCTGAACGCCGCCCTGAAGCAGCGGCTCAACCCCGGGCCCGGCCGGTTCGGCGGCTACGACCCCGGGGACCGGGTGGCGTACGCGCCCGCGCCGGGGCGCACGGTGACGGGCACGGTCCTCTCGGCCGACGCCGAGGGGCTGCGGCTGCGCTGCGGACGCGACGAGCTCCTCGTACCGAAGGATCGCGTGGAGTCGGCCCTGCGGCACGGCTGGGCGCTCACCGCGCACCAGGCGGCCGGGACGCGCTGGCCCGCGGTGGTCGTGGTGCTGCCGGGGGACGCCGCGGGCGGCCTGAGCCGGCCGTGGGTGTACACGGCCTTCGGCCGGGCGGAGCGCCATCTGTCGGTCGTGCACGGCGTGGACCAGGCCCTGCCCCGCGCGGTGGCCGAGGGGGTGGCCCCGGAGCGTACGACGCGGCTGCGGCCGCTCCTGGAGGCGCTGCTGGCCGTCGACGGGGAGTAG
- a CDS encoding aldo/keto reductase, whose product MEQRHLGRTGLRVSRIGLGTLTWGRDTDEHDAAEQLKAFWDAGGTLVDTADVYGGGEAEYLLGRLMERLVPRQDLVLSTKAGSVPDPDRRTDGSRGHLLAALDASLARLGTDHVDLWQLHAFDPHTPLEESLQALDIAVRSGRARYAGVSNFCGWQLAKAGTWQLGGDRTRLAGAQLEYSLLQRGVEREVLPAAMDLGIGLLPSSPLGRGVLTGKYRSGTPTDSRGASETMAPFVEPYLDEAASRIVDAVATAADGLATTPLHVALAWVRDRPGVTAPIVGARTARQLTATLSVEALSLPDEICRALDDVSAPVHRYPDHDWSTL is encoded by the coding sequence ATGGAGCAGAGGCATCTCGGACGTACCGGCCTGCGTGTGTCGCGCATCGGACTCGGCACCCTCACCTGGGGCCGGGACACCGACGAGCACGACGCCGCCGAGCAGTTGAAGGCGTTCTGGGACGCGGGCGGCACCCTCGTGGACACCGCCGACGTGTACGGCGGGGGCGAGGCGGAGTACCTGCTCGGGCGTCTGATGGAGCGCCTGGTGCCCCGGCAGGACCTCGTCCTGTCCACCAAGGCGGGCAGCGTCCCGGACCCCGACCGGCGCACGGACGGCTCGCGCGGGCACCTGCTCGCCGCGCTCGACGCCTCCCTGGCCCGTCTGGGCACGGACCACGTGGACCTGTGGCAGCTGCACGCCTTCGACCCTCACACGCCCCTGGAGGAGTCGCTCCAGGCCCTCGACATCGCGGTGCGCAGCGGGCGGGCGCGGTACGCGGGCGTGTCGAACTTCTGCGGCTGGCAGCTCGCCAAGGCGGGCACCTGGCAGCTCGGCGGCGACCGCACGCGGCTCGCCGGGGCGCAGCTGGAGTACTCGCTGCTCCAGCGGGGCGTCGAGCGGGAGGTGCTGCCGGCCGCGATGGACCTCGGCATAGGCCTGCTGCCCTCGTCCCCGCTGGGGCGGGGGGTCCTGACGGGGAAGTACCGCAGCGGCACGCCGACGGACTCGCGGGGCGCCTCGGAGACGATGGCGCCCTTCGTGGAGCCGTACCTGGACGAGGCGGCGAGCCGGATCGTGGACGCGGTGGCGACGGCGGCCGACGGGCTCGCGACGACCCCGCTCCACGTGGCGCTCGCATGGGTCCGCGACCGGCCCGGGGTGACCGCGCCGATCGTCGGGGCGCGCACGGCGCGGCAGCTCACGGCCACGTTGTCAGTGGAGGCCCTTAGTCTTCCTGACGAGATCTGTCGGGCGCTGGACGATGTGTCGGCGCCCGTGCACCGCTATCCGGATCACGACTGGAGCACCTTGTGA